The DNA segment TTCGTGCTAGCTTCAGATGACATTGACATACATGTCGACTGCAAAATTTGAGATCCAAAGGGGTCATGTAGTAATGGCTATTTTCGGTTGACACCCACGTATGTCGACATGAGTCAGCCGATGAGAGAAATGTCGACTTAAATGGTTTCCACTGTACTCAGTGTAGCATTATAATAAAAACTTCCGTCTTATGGTTATCTTCTTATCCTCcttccctacacacacacacacacacatatcttgTCTCCCCCTAGGGGGCGTTGTGTAGTTGTGCTGTGCTAACGATCCACGACTGTCACTCCCGCTGGGATGGATGAGCCAGCGCACCCAGCACTCAGGAAGCCTCATTAGGATTCCTCTTTAATCCGTCTCTGACAGAACTGGCCCGGGAACGGGACGTCCCTttgcacacacattcacaccgaTGCATATGtgcataatatactgtacattgtggGAGTGTAACAACCTGCATAGGTGTTGCGTCGAGGcaacatacaccacacacacgtgcatgaaGGCCGATGAATCTTAGTGCATGCACATTGAACTGAGTCATTGGtgctccaaacacacacacacattatggtAATGATGTGTTTGTCTTCCAAGCGCATGGATCTTCCATCATCCCGGTGTCACTACTGCTTATAGAAATCCTCTACATATCATAAGAGCTTATTATGGGTGATTAGTTAATTTGAGGGAGGGAGAGTTGGGAGGTAAGACCAGTAAGATCGTTATGCTCATCTGCCGTCTCCCCCATCTTTTATTTTCCCCCTTCCTCCCGCTCTTTTAGTGAGCTATATTGATCACTACATCGACTGTGTCTTCAATAATCGGCTCTTTAGTTGTCCACAAACTGTGATCTCTCCGCTAATTAAGCAGCAGTTGtcgcactgctgtttttaagtgtcTTTTAGTTGGTGTCTGCATCAAAAAAATAGCTTTAATACGACCTATATTTGCAACTCCTGTGACTTATTTTGCGCTGAGCTCATCTGGTATTGGATCAACAGTACATTATCAAGTAGAATGGATGGAAGTAAACCCACCACGCTCAAGATCTGCAGACCATATGTGTACATGATTTGCGTGCATGGCGGCCGTATGTTGATGGTGCTGTCCCGAAGGCAGCTGCCACGGCGTGGGTTTCAGCCTTCATTATGTGGCCCTAATGACCTGATGACAGCTcatcactgacacacacacatacacacacacaacaacagtaACAGTGCCAATTAAGCAAGGGGCAGAAATGATAAGGATGCGTATTTATTAGGTTTGTCTTCTCGACTCTGTCCTGCACTGATAGTGTGATTTCAGCTGTTTTGTCCATGCTAATTCCTGTTTAATTATTAACACCGACATTATTAGGTGTTCAGTGTTAAGAGGCCTTTCATTACAGTTTGACGACACCCAGAAGACAGTTTCCTTGGTCTCCCCTCCTTTTCAGAAAACTAAAAGTGCAAATGTGAACCTTCCAGCAAGCtgctcaatatttttttttggcttctgtTCTTCTGTTTGTGTGTTCACCAGTAATCCATCTGAGCGCTAGGCTGATTGGGCCCATCCCACTGTGAAAAGGAGTTATCTTTGTATTAAAGACCCCTGTATAGGAGGCGAGACGAGGAGAGAGAGGCTGCAGTTGCCTCCCACAACATGGCACGCTCCTTAAACCATCAGGCATGGGGAGGGACGCCTAATTGAACATGATAAAGTATAAAGTTAATTACCCCTCACGCATGTCACCGATACCCCCGAGAGGAGGGGGCAGCCTGAGGCACAGCtggtgtgtagtgtgtgtgtgtgtgtgtgtgtgtgtgcatgtgtgtgcttgAGACGGAAAGAGAAGGGGTGACAGGACAAAAGGCAAGGGCTCCCATGAGGGTTGTGCAGTGGATGATTGCAACAATCGGCTTTTAAAGATGCGTCTGTCCCTCTGGTGCGGCGCTACTTAACACGCCTGTCCTGCCTtgagatgacacacacacacacaaagtgtaaAGCTGACCTTTAGAGACACAGTCAAGTGACTGATATATTAAGCTCTTTCAAGCATGTGTTTTCTACGCATACATACAACAAAACactaactttatttttgcaaattaaGCCCTTCATTCAGACATGACTTACTTTaactttaaaaagtttaaaaggaCTGCTAAAATATAGAGTTGCGAAGTTGCAAATATAAAGTAGCATAGTACCATAGCACTGACCAAATTGGTCACCTCAGCGACCTTCCACTGTTATGTTGTTTTCAGGTGTCGGGGCTGCCAGCATGGCCAAGCTGACCTTCATGGTGGGTGGAGTGGAGGAGGAGTACAATGCTGCCCAGGAGCTGCTCACCTGCATGGGGGCCAATGTTGTCTACTGTGGACAAGTTGGTACCGGACAGGTAAGTCACacaaaacatttgcaataacttATACAGCACACTATTAAAACTCTTTGTTACTATGTGTTTCCTGTTGGATCGTGCATGCAGCAATGCCACGAAAAAGCGGTCCCAGCATGTCGCTATTTACAGTAtctaacaaatatttattatgtcTAATTATCACAGGACAACATTAAAGAAACAGCACTTTATGTATGCATGTAAAGTAGTCACAGATCATCGTGTCATCTGAGGCAaacaatttacatttttcaaacgCTGcagcgataggaacaagcccctgGACCCAAGCAGGTGTTTAAGATGACTGATAAGGTCAGATGTGTTTAATCGTGATATTtattgtttgcacatttggtgCAACTCTCAGGCAAATTGTCTTCCTGTGAAACATGTTTGTTTACTAGTGACTTATGCAGGAAAaaaaggagcacttgatttgTTCATTCTAACCCACCTAAAGCACAGTACAGTGGATTATTGTCCAATTAAACGTGCAGAAATGTGACATGTATTCTCTGTTTATCCACTAAAGGCAGCGAAGATCTGCAACAACATGCTACTGGCTATCGGCATGATTGGAACCGCAGAGACTATGAACCTCGGCATCAGGTAATGCAATCCGCTGCATATATTAAACAGGAGTAACAATAGTaaagattattattgttaggaGTGGATCCCAAGTTTAAATCAATTCCTGTAGATATTTAACACCAAATATACacattcagggtttttttttgttaaacatCATAGTTAGCCAGTTGCACTACATTGCAgcctataaatatagttttctACGTCTACCCAGATTTGGTCATGCGTATGTGTGAGTTTAGTAAATGGAAGTGCAAAGGAGGTCAACATGGCCCCAAGTATCTGCTCGAAGAAGATGGATGAGTGGGAGGAGTCACTGGCTGTGATTTACATCTGCTGATTGAGCGTTCACCAAGACCCTGTCACTGGACACCACCCACTTAAGACCTCATTTTAGGGTGCTGATGATGGGATAGTACGTCAGATAAGATTCAAAATTCATCAAATCCTGTCGCTGAAGAATCTTCATTATTTAGATGTAGGAAATGAAGTGTTCTAAGTGAGTAATCGCTCCAATGGATGAAAGGACATGGGCCTCCGTTCACCACGTTCATATGAGGTGTTTCTATGGCTTTAGCGACTTAAACGCCATACTCCACCTGGTTTTCCAGTGCGTGCATGGGCCAAGTTCAGCTGTGCTAGTGCAGGTGATTTATCCATGCTTGAGACAGAAGAGGAAAATTGGTGTGAGCAGTTGCACATAAATCCCTTCTCTGGGCCACTGAAATATGAAGGCATTATGGGAGCAACATGGATTTACACATCACCACACTGCACACACGCTGAAACAAAACCACTATGCACATCTTGGAAAGAAGTTCAGGAAGCACGGGAACAGGAATGATTGTCTTTGGGTTTGATGCAAGTTGATTTTGGTGTGAAGACTGTCCACATTATCTCTGGAGCTTAATTAAAGGGTTTGACAtaagatttctcattcagagAAAAAGCCTCACGGGCACTAGGTAGGGGgcgataattcattcattcattcattttctaccgcttattctcacgagggtcgcgggggtgctggagcctatcccagctgtcttcgggcgagaggcggggtacaccagccaagctggtcgccagccaatcacagggcacatatagacaaacaaccattcacactcacattcatacctatggacaatttgtagtcaccaattaacctagcatgtttttggaatgtgggaggaaaccggagtacccggagaaaacccacgcatgcacagggagaaagtccacacagagatggccgaaggtggaattgaaccctggtctcctagctgtgaggtctgtgtgctaaccactcgacctccgtgaacttaattttgccggccttggcatattgccatgtgcatgtgtgtctgttttcctcgtctctcgTCTCCAAGGAAGAGCAACaacatgaacggagtgagcccttttttcATACAGTCTTTGTCACGGTGGGTGGACGCGGGTCCAGTACCATGCACACACAGTGCGCAGAAGAGTGCAACATAGTAGAAATGAAATTTGGTAGatttcaatatattgtcatattttctgtGTCTCATGTGTATCATGTCTTGTGACACCCATACTTAAAACAGAACCTAGAGACACAAATCTGTAATAATGCAAGGCCCCAGTGTCCCACACGATGCACATACACTCTGAAATAACATCATGTTATCATGCAGGACTTGGTTAATAAATCCCGGCCTTACCTGTCCACaaccacacactcacacacactcacgcacacacTTTTCATGGAGCTAATTTGTCGATCTCAGATGGAGGCTCAGGCCGTCTCCACCAGAGCATGACGTTCTCCGTGTGCAAAGGATGGGCCATGCATGACAAttatgagcacacacacacacacacacacacacacacacacaagctcctTTCCATCGCTGTCCCCATTTATGTTACCTCCTTTATTTTATTCTGTGATTTTAATCCCTTTTTTGCCTCATTTGTGCCTGCTGTAATTTTGACATGCAGTCAGTGAAATGGGAGGGGAAATAGTAGAAAGAGTGGCACAACAGTGATTTTTAATGATGTACATGGACATGAAAGAGGGGGATTTATAGCTCGCCACTGCTACCTTGCACACACAGTGCAGGTCATTTTAAAAAGGTCATGACACCCACAGTCATTTTACTTTAAAAGGAATTAAGTCTTCCTCTCATTGCTGCCCAAATGAATTGATTAGCGCTTATAAATGTGCATGTTGGCTTTATAAATGATACTATtaaagcttgtgtgtgtgctcattaGCTCTTTAGTGTGATAATAAACAGGAGTCGGGCTCtcttgtggcatcacatgaggaTGAGGAGCTAATTGCAGTGAAACAGACATTATCAGTGCTGCAAATGAACCCCACCTGCTAGCTCATAAACACCCCCTCCCTTTTTTCTTCCATCCCGGCACATTTCTTTAATCCACAGCAGCATCGCACAGCAACACGTTAGCGCCGTcgtcgccgccgccaccgccgcctgTGTGACTATGTGTGTCCGTGTCAGTCTTGTTAAAGCGTGACATGTCGCCTTCTCCACGCAAATTACCTCGGGCGAggaaacaccaccaccaccacctcgcCAGCAAATAACCGTGGCTGCTTGAGTGGTAATGCGTGTGTCTATGTGTTTGAGATGGGAGCAGGAGGGGAAATTCATTGATTTATCGTTAACGGAGGACAACAGCTCGCCGTCAGCGTCTCTGCTCGCCATAACAAATGATCTGCGCGCTCGGACGCGCTTTATTGTAGCCCAGCCCGTAACCTTTTCAGCTGCTGACCCAGAACACAGGGAGGGGCCGCCATGTATGTGTGCGCATATGGGGGAGATGGCGGACTGGGTGGGGGCGATGTCAAACATATGTCCCCTTGAGTCCTCGGAGATGAGAAAGGCGGAGGAGGAAAAGAGGCAGAGAGGCTGAAACTGAAAAAGCCATCACGAGCGAGACGTCACCGAGGCCACATTTCCAAAACAGACTGTTTATAAAAAGCCAGCGGACACAAAagagacacagagagagagacatgtAAATGCGACTCCCGCCCTTAATTAGTTGGTAGATGGCTAATAAAAAGCTGCGGTAGTAATGGCAGAATGAGAGCCAGgcggagggagggatggatggatggatggatggagggaggctgTGAGGACCTATGATGGTTTAACAGTCATATTGAGAGCAAAGTGGAGTTACAGGCCTGTAAGTAACACTGGGCTTGATGTGGCTCGCCTTGCACTGGCCTTTTTAAAGCATACATTCACTACACAAGCAGTTTAGACCAAGCGACAGACGCTGTAGTTACACCCTCTCTGCTGTCGTGCTTGGCACCGCGTCTCGCTCCGTGCCACCGCCTGTGTCTCCTTCCTCTCCGCTGAAATGTGTCCGCTTGCATGCATTAAAGTAGGCTGCTGTGGcctggaggtaaaaaaaaaaaaaaaacagtgacagtGAGGTTTATGGCTCCCCTGTGCTGCTTAAACCActtcacctccttttcctccacttttttttcatgaaaaagggATGATGAAGGATAGACGTGCCGCTAAACATCAATACTGCATTAGCCAGCATTACAAAGCCTTCAGCCATTAACGCTGAGGAATGGTCGCAGCCAGGCACAAGGTTCAATGGGGGTCATCTGTCGCCCTTCATCTTTCTCCATGTTTTACTTGCCCCACTTCCCATTTACCTTGCGTCATCCCTTATTCCTTCTGTATCACCATCTATTTGTATTACGTTACTTTGTGGTTGTCAACTGGTGAGACATTCTGGGTGGGTGTAAAATCACATTAAAATACTACATCAtatacaataacatttttttttaaacatgcagTATTTGAATTCCACTCTAGTATTTTGAACATCTCATCCTTCTTCTTCCTTGATCTCAGACTGGGTTTGGATCCCAAGCTACTGGCAAAGATCCTCAACATGTCCTCAGGCCGCTGCTGGTCCAGTGACACGTACAATCCCGTCCCCGGCGTCATGGAGGGAGTCCCCTCAGCCAACAACTACCAGGGAGGCTTTGGTACCACACTTATGGCCAAGGTAAACAtgtcatattttcattgatATTTAAATTTTGACAGTGATACATGTCTTTGTCCTGGTTGCACAGTAAAATATAGCTGAAGTGAAGAAGAACATAATGTATAGTTCGCCGTCttaattgaaataatattgTGTCCCTGGAACTTCCTACTTCCTATGCACAgtatgacagttaagaatgtttACAATCACCATCTGTAGTACTAGTACACTGTCGATACGTGCCCACATGTATGAGCCTGACTGCTTCAATCACACTCACCAGCTGACACATTCAGGGCTTCATATATTTGATGGTCCTTATGGTCGTTGTAGAGCCTGGTCCAAAACCCAGCAGTGGTTCACCTTTCCACCTCACTCTCTTTCTCTCCAACGTGGCGTCGTTATCCAGGATCTCGGTTTGGCCCAAAACACGGCCACCAACACCAAGACGCCCGTCCCTCTCGGTTCCCTCGCCCACCAGATCTTCAGAGTCATGTGCTCCCGCGGCTTCGCGAATAAGGACTTCTCATCCGTCTTCCAGTTCCTGCGCGAGGAGGAAGGACAGTGAGCGGAGGAGGACCCGATTGTTCAtgtaacgcacacacacaccgcaaACACACACGACAGGGCCCCTCGTCCCACAATGCTCAGGAGAGACTGCACTCTTGCCCTGAGGCAGAGCGACAGTCCAATTAGCATCCAACATTTGCTCATTGCATTAGTGGAGATTTTCACTTCATGGCAGTCCATGGAAATGCTAAAGCTGGTCTCAGATCAGTTCCTAAAGACAATTCTATTCTGTGGTACGCGTCCTCACACTTTATGGTATTTTTGGTGGTAATTCAtgtttaatatagtttttttctgttttgcctGTTTCCTGCATGACATGACAAGCACACAATGTTAAGGACTTTGGTGAAGCATTTAATCTGCTTCGaagtttactgtttttttttcattttttttcatatacttTATATTGTCCACGCTTCCATTTCCCTTCACTTCTCCGCTGTGAATGGACCTATCCTCTTTGTGAAATACTGTGAGATTTAGCTGGTTAGCTTAGCACTGTGTGCACGCTGTGCAACGTTCAGGGAAATTTGACGTTAAAAACAATCTTACTTGAATTG comes from the Doryrhamphus excisus isolate RoL2022-K1 chromosome 14, RoL_Dexc_1.0, whole genome shotgun sequence genome and includes:
- the hibadha gene encoding 3-hydroxyisobutyrate dehydrogenase a gives rise to the protein MAALFRGCRNALLKWNNLVSPTCVSVRSMASKTPVGFIGVGNMGSPMAKNLLKNGYPIIATDVFPESCKELQDLGAQVVDSPAEVAEKADRIITMLPSSPNVIEVYTGPNGILKKVKKGTLLIDSSTIDPAVSKEMAVAAEKMGAVFMDAPVSGGVGAASMAKLTFMVGGVEEEYNAAQELLTCMGANVVYCGQVGTGQAAKICNNMLLAIGMIGTAETMNLGIRLGLDPKLLAKILNMSSGRCWSSDTYNPVPGVMEGVPSANNYQGGFGTTLMAKDLGLAQNTATNTKTPVPLGSLAHQIFRVMCSRGFANKDFSSVFQFLREEEGQ